The genomic stretch cacatgcaaatgataaacgttcactctatgatggttaagatgtgcaattaatccgcaaatcacattcgtcaagggccggcgAGCAgttggcccatacagttaatgaataacggatcaactatgacagcctacatcgcacatcctgcgatgtgactatcgttgattcgtacatcgcgatatcgatgcttaaacgacacatcgtgcagccctagtactCACATATCCTTTACCCTGCACTCTAAGAAATATCTGTTTATTTAACAGTTGTATTACTGTGTATTTTTACAGAAATTGTCCATATAAGGTCATTTACGGGTGTATTTCTGTTAATTTACATTTCGAATTGCATTATGGGACTTTGATCTCTCCTGCAACTGCCAACTGCCTTGGACAGAGACGGATCTAAGCAGAACGTCAAAAAAGAATTTGCAACGGTCTGCCTTTCAGTAAGTAAATAGGCAGGAAataacagcagagagagagagaggaggaggaaggaCTGATGCTCGAGTTCTTCATCCTTTTGCAAATGTTGGCCAGTATTGTGATGTCAGATATCGAGTTTGTATAATGACTTTGCTATTGTAAACCTTATAcgttataattaaaatatgaaattttagTCCTAATCTGATTTGTAAAACAACCACGGAGCTAATATGCACACCTTAGTGTTTGTTTATGTATGGCAAGTCATATCGTCATCTCAATATATCAATGTTATCGCACATCGCAGATTTTCCTTCTATCATGCAGGCTGTCCTTAAACCCTTGCTTACTTCATTCCTCATTTGGTCAGTTGGTTGTTTGCTAGGATGGCTGAATGTGTGATGCAGTGAAAGACCTGGCTTAATTTAACTGAAGTCATAGATAAGGAGGAAGTGAAATGTCATTTATGTTCCAAGTTCATTTCTTGGCATACTATCCCATTTATTTCATTTAGGCACTCAAAATGATGGAATTGTTCAATTGTGTTTTGTTCttaatagtgctgtcaatcgattaaaaaaaatttactaattaatcgcacaatttttaaaaattaactaattaatcgcacaatttttaaaaattaatcgcgattaatcgcaattaaaagactgaaactttttggatatgtaaatgtaaaatgtaaataatcaatGGAAACttaagacaaagaaactatttaaattcaaaatatgattgtttattggaatttttgtttaacttgtaacacagatgttgaattctaagtggactgcaaaaaaattccaaagtatagtcattgcaaATATGGaaattggaaaataataataataaaggaatgaATACAAAAAATTTTACTCATTGTAACGTTGTATTGCTGAGAGTTGAGAACATTAATTATAAAGTAGAAACTATTTTGCTTAGTCCTCCTTTACATTCAGCCAGTTGCTGAGACAGACCAGTCTGTTGACATTATCAGGGGACAATGTGGCCCTTTTCTTTTGAATGATGTGACCTGAGAGTGAGAACAGTCTCTCACAAGGCACCGTTGTATCAGGGGTTGACAGATACTTGCATGCTATTGGTGCCAGCCTTGCATGTGTTGCTTCTCTCTTTTTCCACCACTGTAGTGGACAACCCTCCATGTGCAATTTGGGCTCTGCTTTGTAGCGGTTAAGACACTGTTCTATGGACTCTTCCTCTTCATCTGACTCTGAATCAGAAGAAACCAGCAAGACGGAGATCCTTCTCTTCTTTGGTGGCTGTTGGTCTGTTGTCTCTTTAGACTCTTGTTTTCCAGGACTCTGTGCCATTAACAGCTTGCTTAGTGAAGCCCACACCTCATTCCTTTCATCTTTGGGAAGACACTTTAGGTCTTTAAACCTTGGGTCAATTGCAGTAGCGATCTTCAGCCATGTGAGATTAGTGCTGTCCTTCCTTTTAGATAGGTCTGAAGTAAAATCATTTTTGAATTGAACTACATACGCTGGATCATCCTCTGTGGACTCCATAATTTTGAACAAGTGGCACAAGGCTGGCAATACCACTGAGCAGGAGATGTACTGCTCTCCTCCCAGCAGTTCAGTTACATATCTGCAATGGAAAGCACAAGATGTTGCTATTAAATGCAAAGAAACTAATTTTGTGCCAGTATGTAACATGTAcacttacactctcacactcgctcattctctctctctctcacacacacacacacacacacacccacacatacacacacacacacacacacatacactattgtattttatttacattacattgttCAACAccatatttatttcttcttcacctttttaataatgttttacactagtcttaacttatttttatttttgttttacgcAGCATGCCTTGGCAGCgggcacacacgcacacacagattgGGGGATAGTGAAAACAGACAAGAGAcggagaaaataatattaatctaCCTGCAAGGTTCAAGTAGTTCCTCCAGCTTTTGCAGTTTGGCGAGCTCCTGTGTAGTCAACATGGCAACATTGCTCTTTTGCTGAGCCAGGGTAGTGGTCAGTGGAGATTTGTTTAGCTGAATTCGCTTGACCATCTCTAGGGTAGAATTCCATCTAGTCGTAACGTCCTGAACGAGAGATTCTTGTTTCTGTCCACATGCAACTTGCTGTTCCATTAGTTCGTGAGCGTTGGATGGACTATGCTTAAAGTGCCCAACAATCTTGCGACATTTAGCTAGGACACTTTCAAATCCACTGCCGTGAATGGAAACTGTGACAGTTCGTTGCAAAATGTGGGCCGTGCAGGGCAGGTGTTCAAATGGAAGTAGTCTCGCGGCAGCAACCATATTACGAGCACTGTCAGTGCCAAGTGTGCTTAACTTGTCCTCAATTTTCCATTCTCTTGCCACATCGAGAAAATGATCCGCACATGCCTCAGCGTACTGTCGTTCCTCAGTTTTAGACACGGTTAGTGCGAATGAATGCAATTTCCATTCTTTATCAACGAAGTGCGCTGTGATGCCTAAGTAGTTGTCATTGCTCACAGAAGTCCAGTGGTCCCCTGTCAGTGCGATGTGTGTCGCTTGCTGTAACGTGTTCATCCTCTGTGCCTTCTCATCGTCATACAAAGTGTGTATTTTTGACATGATGGTTCCTCTTGAGGGCATATTGTATGAGGCATCTCCGGATGCAGTTCTAATGATGTCCCGCAGTCCATCGTCATCTACTATGTTAATGGGTCGGCAGTTTTTAGCTATCCAAATAACCAAAGCATTCATTACCTTATCACTTACAGATCTTGTCATTTTACCACGAACGCACTCCTGCAATTTACATTGGCGAGGCCCCGTAGAGATGGTTTCGGTGGGGTGTTTTGCTTTTAAGTGATATGCTAAAGACGAATTACTTCTGTGGTAATTAAATTCGGCTTTGCAAAATGCACAGATTACTTTTGTTTTATCCACAGAAccatccggcagagttttatacttaAACTTTCCGTccaaaagtccttccttggtcttatccatatttctttgcacgttgaagaCACATGGGCCACaaccggaaataaaaaaaaactgcaaccgcgttaattgcgttaattttttttaacgcgttaaatatttcaaattaatcgaatgcgttaacgcgctaattttgacagcactagttctTAATAGTTCATTACATTTACTGTGATACAACAAACTTTTATAGTACAAACATGTTATTTGGCAGCATATTGATTATTTTTTCGCATGTGCCAACGATGACTTGATATTTGTATGAATAGAATGTTGTTTAAAAGGCCATGAGGTAGTATTTAGTAGTAGGTGTACACAAGCATG from Carassius gibelio isolate Cgi1373 ecotype wild population from Czech Republic chromosome A22, carGib1.2-hapl.c, whole genome shotgun sequence encodes the following:
- the LOC127943409 gene encoding uncharacterized protein LOC127943409, whose product is MLTTQELAKLQKLEELLEPCRYVTELLGGEQYISCSVVLPALCHLFKIMESTEDDPAYVVQFKNDFTSDLSKRKDSTNLTWLKIATAIDPRFKDLKCLPKDERNEVWASLSKLLMAQSPGKQESKETTDQQPPKKRRISVLLVSSDSESDEEEESIEQCLNRYKAEPKLHMEGCPLQWWKKREATHARLAPIACKYLSTPDTTVPCERLFSLSGHIIQKKRATLSPDNVNRLVCLSNWLNVKED